Proteins from a single region of Chaetodon trifascialis isolate fChaTrf1 chromosome 10, fChaTrf1.hap1, whole genome shotgun sequence:
- the LOC139337325 gene encoding dynein axonemal intermediate chain 4-like yields the protein MRGIDRLRGASGYYGKGEHVFEQLERSSRATKNSVPGIHHISQSSRWSFRGLQSPITSISIKDCSHRKVNSQNGRAVKVLPNTGKDVTPLSLSDAEPGLMQSKPARLFLDEVFSNSGSDHSKSTSSFNVPSSSSSVGSSLPSSLLSKASPTKETEDSDPKLDIPINPPSPCEVQRKRDNMEQHVTEEMLDEVVDICLSETESISLLEIPNTFVSEDSDDAEAMRESNICYAELCKNRIGNDKYVVRSMQTFDGARKDKQTQTDKILMLDEGTISTIWDICDSFSDQNETPESEKDHHLGSTVNDRKGQETRGGESSSMSSTVSTGSSTGSLFEMEMCGDSFNAEPDPQLIMWSESFQQSLLIMERIIIANIFQPKLAAYRQLPILEDPDSTVKPGTEEQSKEGWGSSSFPTLEHLWAFSCELTRGCNITSMVWNKENPDILAVGYGDFDCSNRKPGLICCWSLKNPLWPERVFRCQNCVTSLDFSANNPGQLAVGMCDGTVAIYNVQSQNTACIASSSKSSEKLMGPVWQVNWTKEERGLSGEDELETLISVSADGRIARWLLYSDGLNYIDLMELSKAQNREKKAKRRKIRISIVPVVSPACWIDFHPTNSGIYLTGTWEGFIHKCSYSNSRYFLDTYKKHFCPVSHIEWSPFSSDVFLSCSSDWTIQLWKQDRSTPVLSFTSTQSAVDAVSWSPNWSTIFAAIKGQQVEIWDLNSSTIYPTIVYHTAPGVKVTSLLFARGTDCVLLGDSDGQVTVYQLRNLRVGEGKQVDSLDDIIHSAVSSQL from the exons ATGAGAGGAATTGACAGGTTGCGAGGGGCGTCAGGTTACTATGGCAAAGGGGAGCATGTCTTTGAGCAGTTGGAGAG ATCTTCTCGAGCAACGAAAAATTCTGTTCCAGGAATTCATCACATCAGTCAAAGTTCAAGGTGGAGCTTCAGGGGTTTGCAAAGCCCTATAACATCCATCTCGATCAAAGACTGCAGCCATAGAAAAGTCAACAGTCAGAATGGGCGCGCAGTTAAG GTGCTCCCAAACACTGGCAAAGATGTCActcctctgtccctgtctgacGCAGAGCCAGGACTTATGCAGTCCAAACCAGCCAGATTGTTTCTGGATGAAGTCTTTTCCAACTCAGGATCAGACCACTCAAAATCCACTTCCAGCTTCAATGTGCCTTCTTCCAG CTCATCTGTGGGTAGCAGCCTACCTTCCAGCCTGTTGTCCAAAGCATCACCGACTAAGGAGACTGAGGATAGTGATCCTAAACTGGACATACCAATAAACCCCCCATCTCCATGTG AggtgcagaggaaaagagacaaCATGGAACAACATGTGACAGAGGAGATGTTGGATGAGGTAGTAGACATCTGCCTCTCTGAGACAGAATCCATTTCACTGCTGGAAATACCCAACACATTTGTGTCAGAAGACTCTGATGATGCAGAAGCTATGAG AGAAAGTAACATTTGTTATGCTGAGCTTTGCAAGAACAGAATCGGCAATGATAAGTATGTAGTACGATCAATGCAGACATTTGATGGAGCACGGAAAGACAAACAGACCCAGACAGACAAGATTCTCATGCTGGATGAAG GCACAATTTCTACAATCTGGGACATATGTGACTCTTTCAGTGACCAAAATGAAACCCCAGAAAGTGAGAAGGATCACCATCTAGGGAGCACTGTGAACGACAGGAAAGGCCAAGAGACgagaggaggggagagcagcagcatgagcagcACAGTTAGCACAG gcagcagcacaggttCACTGTTCGAAATGGAAATGTGTGGAGACAGTTTCAATGCTGAGCCCGATCCACAGCTGATCATGTGGTCAGAGTCATTCCAGCAAAGCTTATTAATAATGGAGAGGATCATCATAGCAAACATCTTTCAACCCAAGCTGGCTGCTTATAGACAGCTGCCCATACTAGAAG ACCCCGACAGCACAGTGAAACCTGGGACTGAGGAACAGAGCAAGGAGGGTTGGGGGAGCTCTTCATTTCCAACTTTGGAACATCTCTGGGCTTTCAGTTGCGAGCTCACCAGAGGATGCAACATTACCAGCATGGTCTGGAACAAGGAGAACCCG GATATCCTGGCAGTGGGTTATGGTGACTTTGACTGCAGCAACAGGAAACCAGgtctgatctgctgctggtccCTCAAAAACCCTTTG TGGCCAGAGCGTGTCTTCCGCTGTCAGAATTGTGTGACATCCCTGGATTTCTCAGCCAACAACCCGGGCCAGCTGGCTGTGGGGATGTGCGATGGCACTGTAGCCATCTACAATGTCCAGAGTCAGAACACGGCATGTATcgccagcagcag TAAGTCTTCCGAAAAGCTCATGGGTCCAGTGTGGCAGGTCAACTGGACCAAAGAAGAGAGGGGATTATCAGGGGAGGACGAGCTGGAGACTCTTATCTCCGTGTCGGCAGATGGCAGGATTGCCAGGTGGCTCCTCTACAGTGATGGGCTCAACTACATAG ACCTGATGGAGTTATCAAAAGCTCAAAATCGTGAGAAGAAGGCTAAAAGAAGAAAGATTAGAATAAGCATTGTGCCAGTGGTGTCTCCTGCTTGTTGGATTGACTTCCATCCAACG AATTCTGGTATCTATCTCACTGGCACGTGGGAAGGCTTCATCCACAAGTGCTCCTACTCCAACAGTCGTTATTTTCTGGACACTTACAAGAAACACTTT TGCCCTGTGAGCCACATTGAATGGTCTCCATTCAGCTCTGATGTGTTCCTGAGCTGCTCCTCTGACTGGACCATCCAGCTGTGGAAGCAGGACCGCTCTACCCCTGTGCTGAGCTTCACATCCACCCAGAGCGCTGTAGATGCCGTCAGCTGGTCCCCAAACTGGTCTACAATATTTGCAGCCATTAAAGGACAACAGGTGGAGATCTGGGACCTGAATTCAAGCAC CATTTATCCAACCATTGTGTACCACACTGCACCTGGTGTGAAGGTGACGTCCCTGCTGTTTGCCAGAGGGACGGATTGTGTCTTGTTAGGGGACAGTGATGGACAAGTGACTGTCTACCAGCTCAGGAATCTCAGGGTGGGAGAAGGCAAGCAG gtggACAGTTTGGATGACATCATTCACTCTGCAGTTTCCAGTCAGCTTTAG
- the snx22 gene encoding sorting nexin-22, protein MVLEEDFPMIEVSIPSMEREVDESGKSKKLFRVEVLFNGRKHFEFQTLHRKLRKIIQTPDFPSKRNPHLRTKPLEQRRQELEDYVQEIIYQNEDVPQVLLDFLHLKHFHTGNKISSMESLDELDSEDYSYQFPHQRVLGFFQDPYVSDCNTDLPDVVVDGVLQGFYPRDVRVSFTAATFTEPDPATSIED, encoded by the exons ATGGTGTTGGAGGAGGATTTCCCCATGATTGAAGTGTCGATACCGTCGATGGAGAGGGAAGTGGATGAGTCTGGAAAGTCCAAAAAG ctTTTCAGAGTTGAAGTCTTGTTTAACGGGAGGAAGCATTTTGAATTCCAGACTCTCCACAGAAAA CTCAGGAAGATCATCCAGACTCCAGATTTCCCGAGCAAAAGGAACCCCCATCTGAGGACCAAGCCtctggagcagaggaggcaggagcTGGAAGACTACGTCCAG GAGATCATCTATCAAAATGAAGACGTGCCGCAGGTGCTGCTGGACTTCCTCCATCTCAAACACTTTCACACAGGGAACAAGATCAGCAGCATGGA ATCTCTTGATGAATTGGACAGTGAGGATTACAG TTATCAGTTTCCACATCAGCGAGTGTTGGGTTTTTTTCAGGATCCTTATGTCTCTGACTGCAACACAG ACCTCCCAGATGTTGTTGTGGACGGAGTTCTTCAGGGTTTTTACCCCCGGGATGTCCGGGTCAGCTTCACCGCCGCCACTTTCACCGAGCCTGACCCTGCTACGTCTATAGAGGACTGA